One genomic window of Longimicrobium sp. includes the following:
- a CDS encoding type VI secretion system tube protein Hcp, whose product MSSNMYLKFENPTIAGSSTAPQHEGEIEVLSWSHGFVQPTSPTRVEAGSGTAEQAVHQNLTFTKYVDSSMHELLKICWSGKQIGKATLRCFRSGAAPGDPAVEYLTVAMEHVVISNYSISGGPGEVPLENVSLDYGIVQYVYRDQKTNPAGDRARARHDLERRKVE is encoded by the coding sequence ATGTCCAGCAACATGTATCTCAAGTTCGAGAACCCGACGATCGCCGGGTCGAGCACGGCCCCGCAGCACGAGGGCGAGATCGAGGTCCTGTCGTGGAGCCACGGCTTCGTGCAGCCGACCAGCCCCACGCGCGTCGAGGCGGGGAGCGGAACGGCCGAGCAGGCGGTGCACCAGAACCTCACCTTCACCAAGTATGTCGATTCCTCCATGCACGAGCTGCTGAAGATCTGCTGGAGCGGAAAGCAGATCGGCAAGGCGACGCTGAGGTGCTTCCGCAGCGGCGCGGCGCCCGGCGACCCGGCGGTCGAATACCTGACCGTGGCGATGGAGCACGTCGTCATCTCCAACTACAGCATCTCGGGCGGGCCGGGCGAGGTTCCGCTGGAGAACGTGTCGCTCGACTACGGGATCGTGCAGTACGTCTACCGCGACCAGAAGACCAACCCGGCCGGCGACAGGGCCCGCGCGCGCCACGATCTGGAGAGGCGGAAGGTGGAGTAA